The Acidobacteriota bacterium genome includes a region encoding these proteins:
- a CDS encoding DUF3037 domain-containing protein, with protein MTDAPYNPQGSQETLLVEQRKCEFFLLRYMPNALREEFVNIGVVLRDDASGDARVRFAPDWKRVRSLDPDADIELLDALAAELGVQLAEPAKREALLHLMEDSFSSTIRLSPRQAVLTDSPEQELRRLAHAYLDAPQPADPERRSGSGRPWLLSQMRSAFERAGVWSAPQFRHNIPVAKYSRPGDPLKLDCGYRPNGTVKLFHAVSLEADPNLAKVLAFSYPQVREGIAKAEKAEALLTAIIEPDLDRTQEAIAFALETLAASHIAVVTAAQVDQIAETARHELRL; from the coding sequence ATGACGGACGCGCCCTACAATCCTCAAGGTTCGCAGGAGACGCTGTTGGTCGAGCAACGCAAATGCGAGTTCTTTTTGTTGCGCTACATGCCGAACGCGCTCCGTGAGGAGTTCGTGAACATCGGCGTAGTGCTGCGCGACGATGCGAGCGGCGACGCGCGTGTCCGTTTCGCACCGGACTGGAAGCGGGTGCGTTCCCTCGATCCCGATGCCGACATCGAATTGCTCGACGCGTTGGCGGCTGAACTAGGTGTGCAACTGGCCGAACCCGCAAAGCGCGAGGCTTTACTGCACTTGATGGAAGACTCTTTCTCCTCCACCATCCGCCTTTCGCCGCGGCAGGCCGTGCTGACCGATTCTCCCGAGCAGGAGTTGCGCCGGCTGGCGCATGCCTACTTGGACGCGCCGCAGCCGGCAGATCCGGAGCGTCGCTCCGGAAGCGGACGTCCGTGGCTCCTCAGCCAGATGCGCAGCGCCTTCGAGCGCGCCGGCGTGTGGAGCGCACCGCAGTTCCGTCACAACATCCCGGTGGCGAAGTACTCGCGTCCGGGTGATCCGCTCAAGCTCGACTGTGGGTACCGTCCAAACGGGACGGTGAAGCTCTTCCACGCCGTCTCGCTCGAAGCTGACCCGAACCTGGCCAAGGTGCTGGCCTTCAGCTATCCGCAGGTGCGCGAGGGCATTGCGAAAGCAGAGAAAGCCGAGGCTCTGCTCACTGCCATCATCGAACCGGATCTCGACCGCACGCAGGAGGCGATCGCGTTCGCACTCGAGACGCTGGCGGCGAGCCACATCGCAGTCGTCACCGCGGCCCAAGTGGACCAGATCGCCGAGACCGCACGACACGAACTAAGACTCTAG
- a CDS encoding phosphatidylinositol kinase, producing MRADDEQYYVVKFQNNPQHIRVLANELLVSRLAERVGLPVPHGVVIEVGEWLIDNTTELHMQLSGDTLRCRAGLQFGSTYAVHPRLGQVFDYLPEQLFERVRNLDAFAGILAFDKWVCNSDSRQAVFYRLARERKYTAVFIDHGHCFNHGEWDFPDSPLRGVYAWNAAYAGVAGWRSFQPWLARIEQFDERIGYACAEEVPPEWYGGDTDLIERLVARLISRRGRVKELLAEFRDCSRVPFPDWKGAKLEERADGTNGIPQRR from the coding sequence ATGCGCGCCGACGATGAGCAGTATTACGTCGTGAAGTTCCAGAACAATCCCCAACACATACGCGTGCTGGCGAACGAGCTGCTGGTCTCGCGGTTGGCGGAGCGCGTGGGCTTGCCGGTGCCCCACGGAGTCGTGATCGAGGTCGGCGAGTGGCTGATCGATAACACTACCGAACTGCACATGCAGCTCAGCGGCGACACCCTACGCTGCCGTGCGGGGCTACAGTTCGGCTCGACGTACGCCGTGCATCCGCGGCTGGGCCAGGTCTTCGATTACCTGCCGGAGCAGCTGTTCGAGCGCGTCCGCAATCTCGACGCCTTTGCCGGGATACTCGCCTTCGACAAGTGGGTATGCAATTCGGATAGCCGCCAGGCGGTGTTCTACCGTCTGGCGCGCGAGCGCAAGTACACCGCCGTGTTCATCGATCACGGCCATTGTTTCAACCACGGCGAATGGGATTTTCCGGATTCGCCGCTCCGCGGTGTCTACGCATGGAACGCCGCATATGCGGGCGTGGCGGGCTGGCGGTCGTTCCAGCCCTGGCTGGCGCGCATCGAGCAGTTCGACGAGAGGATCGGATACGCGTGCGCCGAGGAAGTGCCGCCGGAGTGGTATGGCGGTGATACCGATCTCATCGAGCGGCTGGTCGCAAGGCTCATCAGCCGGCGTGGGCGGGTCAAGGAATTGCTGGCGGAGTTTCGGGACTGCAGCCGGGTTCCTTTCCCGGACTGGAAAGGCGCCAAATTGGAAGAACGGGCAGACGGAACTAACGGAATTCCGCAACGGAGATGA
- a CDS encoding phage portal protein codes for MNLADRLRGALRRIAGTPTSEAFGAAGAKGRRSLPLPSILNSYTPRVDGGALPKPTPANLRRFAEMPLARRAINAIKDRVAGMRWRIQPKNGRALLELPGGEGRIRILTDNFDSPNPDDSFRSLAEQVLEDIIVGGYGAIELQLTGAAARPLAMWPIDGASIKLRAEWSGDPAEVRYLQATGRFGADAHIALADQELSYIRLNPRTHTPFGLGRLEVAFETVNEFLSAHRYAARLASNSVVQYALWLQDLQPAQHERLIRWWQDEIEGTGRVPILSAESKPEVLRFGAGNDQDLRLAWQEFLIRLIASAFDLPPLFLGLEHDVNRNTAAELMEQAFRTAIVPTARLLAEHLTRDAIAKRLGWTDLEFIFTDVDARDEREEAEIQEILLRSGVLTVSEVRTMRGLPELKQSQPQTTQSPGKLLP; via the coding sequence ATGAATCTTGCTGACAGATTGCGCGGCGCCTTGCGCCGCATCGCAGGCACTCCTACGTCCGAAGCCTTCGGGGCAGCGGGGGCGAAAGGCCGGCGCTCGTTGCCGCTGCCCTCGATCCTCAACTCTTACACCCCGCGGGTGGATGGTGGCGCGTTGCCAAAGCCCACACCGGCGAACCTGCGCCGTTTCGCCGAGATGCCGCTCGCGCGCCGGGCGATCAACGCCATCAAGGACCGCGTGGCGGGGATGCGCTGGCGCATCCAGCCCAAGAACGGCCGCGCACTCCTGGAGTTGCCGGGCGGGGAAGGGCGCATCCGCATCCTCACCGACAACTTTGACTCGCCCAATCCAGACGATTCCTTCCGCTCGCTCGCCGAGCAGGTACTCGAAGACATCATCGTCGGCGGCTACGGTGCGATCGAGTTGCAACTCACTGGCGCCGCCGCGCGTCCGCTGGCGATGTGGCCGATCGATGGCGCATCCATCAAGCTGCGCGCGGAGTGGTCGGGAGATCCCGCGGAAGTCCGCTACCTGCAGGCCACCGGACGCTTCGGCGCCGACGCGCATATCGCTCTCGCCGACCAGGAACTCAGCTACATCCGTCTGAACCCGCGCACCCATACACCGTTCGGGTTGGGCCGGCTGGAAGTGGCGTTCGAGACCGTCAACGAGTTCCTGAGCGCGCATCGCTATGCCGCGCGGCTGGCCTCGAACTCAGTCGTGCAGTACGCGCTTTGGCTGCAAGACTTGCAGCCGGCACAGCACGAGCGCCTGATCCGCTGGTGGCAGGATGAGATCGAAGGCACCGGGCGCGTGCCCATCCTCTCGGCAGAATCGAAACCCGAGGTGCTGCGCTTCGGCGCCGGCAACGACCAGGACCTGCGGCTGGCGTGGCAGGAGTTCCTCATCCGGCTGATCGCCAGTGCTTTCGATCTGCCGCCACTCTTTCTCGGCCTCGAACACGACGTGAACCGCAATACCGCCGCCGAGCTGATGGAGCAGGCGTTCCGCACCGCCATCGTCCCGACGGCGCGGCTGCTGGCCGAGCACCTCACGCGCGATGCCATCGCAAAACGCCTGGGCTGGACCGACCTCGAGTTCATCTTCACCGATGTGGACGCACGCGATGAGCGCGAAGAGGCGGAGATCCAGGAGATCCTGCTGCGCTCGGGCGTGCTGACAGTGAGCGAGGTGCGAACGATGCGTGGCCTTCCGGAACTGAAGCAATCACAACCGCAGACGACGCAAAGCCCGGGCAAGTTGCTGCCTTAA